TTATTAAATTATAATTGAAATAATGTAAAACTAATTCCAGCTGGCCAGTGCATGAATAGTTATGTGGCTTTCTACTGTGCATGGCACCTGAAAATTAGAATGTAGAAGGACTAGGTTATACCTAATCTGTAACGTGTGGATAAGGGGAGCGTTTCGTGAAAAGGGCAGAGTTTTTCCCTCTGATAACATGCCGTAGGCTTTCAGCTGATGAGTTCATCCAGCATAAAAAAACTCCCCAAATCATACGATCTGGGGAGTTTTCTGTTGACCATTAGCCGTTACTTAGTGCGCATGCTCTGGGAGCACGGCGTGGACACGTCTAGCAAGATAGATAAACGGTGTATCCAGTACAGAAACGATAGCTTTAAATATAACTGTGGTGATGAGGATTTCCACGAGAACTGCTGTCGGGAATACACCATAGAAGGCGATAAGACAGAAGATTGTGGAGTCGATAAGTTGCGAAACAAGCGTTGATGCGTTGTTACGCAGCCACAGCATTTTGCCGTTTGTTTTTTCTTTCCAGAAATGGAATGCCCAAACATCATGCGTTTGTGATGCAAGATACGCGAGCATAGAAGCAACTGCGATGCGTGGAAGGAAACCAAAAATAGCTTCCAGATGCGGCTGTACAAAATCGTCTGCAGCAGGTGCAAAATGTAAAGCAATTTGCATGTACACTGTCATAAGGACGAGTGTAATAAACCCGAGCATAACGCCTTTTTGTGCCTCGCGTTTTCCGTAGAATTCGCTAAGCATGTCGGTTGCTAAGAAAACACCGGCGTACAAAATATTACCAAGTGTTGTTGTAAGCCCAAACAGCTCTACTGTTTTAAGAACCTGAAGGTTACAAAGAAGAAGGTTGAAGACAATAACGGCAAACAGGCCGACCTTGCCAAAGAACCTATAGAGCATCAGTGCAATACAGAGATCTGTAATTGCGAAGCTAATCCATAATAGTTCGTTCATGACGAATACTCCTTGAAGCGATTAAAACCGGGAAAACAGCCCGATTTGTCGGCCTCGTAAATAGGCTCTAATCGTCATGAGGTCAAGTTGCATAGCCTCCGGCAACCAGCAGGCTTTTGTCAGGATACAGAATACTCATCTGATTTTTGCCACTGTCTTTGGCTTGATAGAGCGCTGCGTCAGCACGGCGGATAATTTCCACTGGCGACTCTTCATGGGTATGATCAATACATGCTACGCCAATGCTAGCGGTCACGTTAAGTATACCCTTGTCAGTTACGAAGCTGTGCTCTTCAATCTGGATGCGGATTCGCTCTGCCAGCATTGTTGCGTGGCTGGCAGAAGTACACGGCAGTAATACCGCGAATTCTTCACCGCCGAAACGTGCAATGTAATCGGATG
This genomic interval from Halodesulfovibrio sp. MK-HDV contains the following:
- a CDS encoding queuosine precursor transporter; the encoded protein is MNELLWISFAITDLCIALMLYRFFGKVGLFAVIVFNLLLCNLQVLKTVELFGLTTTLGNILYAGVFLATDMLSEFYGKREAQKGVMLGFITLVLMTVYMQIALHFAPAADDFVQPHLEAIFGFLPRIAVASMLAYLASQTHDVWAFHFWKEKTNGKMLWLRNNASTLVSQLIDSTIFCLIAFYGVFPTAVLVEILITTVIFKAIVSVLDTPFIYLARRVHAVLPEHAH